In one Niallia taxi genomic region, the following are encoded:
- a CDS encoding BrxA/BrxB family bacilliredoxin produces MNIDFNLFMNDVVRQARQDMEEAGYKELTTPESVDEAFAKKGTTLVLVNSVCGCAGGIARPAAGYSLHYKKKPDHLVTVFAGQDKEATEKARAYFTGYPPSSPSFALLKDGQIVKMVERHEIEGHDPMEVVGKLQHAFEEYCDEV; encoded by the coding sequence ATGAATATCGATTTCAATTTATTCATGAACGATGTTGTTCGCCAAGCACGCCAAGACATGGAAGAAGCAGGTTATAAAGAGCTTACTACACCTGAATCAGTGGATGAGGCATTCGCTAAAAAAGGAACGACATTAGTGTTGGTCAATTCTGTTTGCGGATGTGCAGGAGGCATTGCCCGTCCAGCTGCAGGATATTCGTTGCATTATAAAAAGAAACCAGATCATTTAGTGACAGTATTCGCAGGTCAGGATAAGGAAGCAACAGAAAAAGCAAGAGCCTACTTCACAGGATATCCGCCATCCTCTCCATCCTTCGCATTGTTAAAGGATGGGCAAATCGTAAAAATGGTAGAGCGCCATGAAATCGAAGGACATGATCCAATGGAAGTAGTTGGCAAGCTGCAGCATGCATTTGAAGAATATTGTGACGAAGTATAA
- a CDS encoding amino acid ABC transporter permease — translation MELDFQQFIPSLPFLLKGITVTLKIVFVAGILGFVLGIVLSILKISKFPVLSWIADAYTSIFRGTPLVLQLMIIYYGTPQITGVQIEPAAAAILSFGLNSAAYISEIIRAGILAVDKGQKEAALALGVNNRQAMFDLILPQALKNIFPALINEAVSLTKESAIVTVIGVTDIMRRAYIMGGDKFSYFEPLLLAGVIYYVMVMVLTLLAKVLERRMRRSD, via the coding sequence ATGGAATTGGATTTTCAACAGTTTATTCCATCCCTTCCTTTTCTATTAAAAGGAATTACTGTTACATTAAAAATTGTATTTGTTGCCGGGATTTTGGGCTTTGTATTAGGTATTGTTCTATCAATTTTAAAAATAAGCAAATTTCCAGTATTAAGCTGGATTGCTGATGCGTATACATCTATTTTCAGAGGAACACCGCTAGTCCTTCAATTAATGATTATTTATTACGGTACACCGCAAATTACTGGTGTGCAAATTGAACCGGCAGCTGCTGCAATTCTGTCATTTGGATTAAACTCCGCAGCATATATTTCTGAAATTATCCGTGCAGGTATTCTTGCTGTTGATAAAGGTCAGAAAGAAGCGGCACTTGCTCTTGGAGTTAACAACAGACAAGCTATGTTTGATTTAATCCTTCCACAAGCACTGAAAAACATCTTTCCAGCACTTATAAACGAAGCAGTATCTCTGACAAAAGAATCAGCGATTGTTACTGTTATTGGTGTTACGGATATTATGAGACGAGCTTATATAATGGGTGGAGACAAATTTTCCTACTTCGAACCATTATTGTTGGCAGGGGTAATTTATTATGTAATGGTAATGGTACTGACATTGCTTGCGAAGGTTCTTGAAAGGAGAATGAGAAGAAGTGATTAA
- a CDS encoding tripeptidase T → MINNERLLNQFLELVQVDSETKYEKEICALLKSKFEALGLDVFEDDTTAVTGHGAGNLICTLPGTVEGADPIYFTSHMDTVVPGVGIKPSIKDGYVVTDGTTILGADDKAGLAVMLEVITVLKEQSIPHGTIQFVITVGEESGLVGAKALDPSLVKAKYGYALDSDGSVGNIVVAAPTQAKVKATILGKTAHAGVAPEKGISAITIASKAISKMPLGRIDSETTANIGRFEGGQQTNIVCDHVEILAEARSLIAEKMEAQVEKMKNAFESAAKEMGGQAIVDVEVMYPGFKFGEGDHVVEVARKAAAKIGRSCELQQSGGGSDANVICGFGIPTVNLAVGYEDIHTTNERMPIEELNKLAEMVVAIIEEVVASK, encoded by the coding sequence ATGATTAATAATGAACGTTTATTGAACCAATTTTTGGAGCTTGTACAGGTTGATTCTGAAACAAAATATGAAAAAGAAATTTGTGCATTGCTTAAAAGTAAATTCGAGGCACTTGGATTAGACGTATTTGAAGATGATACGACAGCTGTAACTGGCCATGGTGCGGGGAACTTGATTTGTACCCTTCCAGGTACTGTTGAAGGAGCAGATCCGATTTATTTCACTTCGCATATGGATACAGTAGTACCAGGCGTTGGTATTAAGCCTTCCATTAAGGATGGGTATGTTGTAACAGACGGCACGACTATTTTGGGTGCTGACGATAAAGCAGGTCTTGCAGTTATGCTGGAGGTTATCACTGTTTTGAAAGAGCAGTCTATCCCGCATGGTACGATTCAGTTTGTTATTACAGTTGGGGAAGAGTCAGGTTTGGTTGGTGCAAAAGCTCTTGATCCATCATTGGTAAAGGCTAAATACGGCTATGCATTAGACAGTGATGGAAGCGTTGGTAATATTGTCGTTGCTGCACCAACACAAGCAAAGGTGAAAGCAACAATTCTTGGCAAAACAGCGCATGCCGGTGTAGCGCCTGAAAAGGGTATTTCTGCTATTACTATTGCGTCAAAAGCAATTTCTAAAATGCCGCTTGGCAGAATAGACAGTGAGACAACAGCAAATATCGGACGTTTTGAAGGCGGACAGCAAACAAACATCGTTTGTGACCATGTGGAAATATTAGCAGAAGCTCGTTCCTTGATTGCTGAGAAAATGGAAGCTCAAGTGGAAAAAATGAAGAATGCATTTGAGTCTGCTGCTAAAGAAATGGGTGGCCAGGCGATTGTTGATGTGGAAGTGATGTATCCAGGCTTTAAGTTCGGTGAAGGTGACCATGTTGTTGAGGTTGCTCGTAAAGCTGCAGCGAAAATCGGCAGAAGCTGTGAATTACAGCAAAGCGGTGGCGGAAGTGACGCTAATGTCATTTGTGGTTTTGGTATTCCTACAGTGAACCTTGCTGTTGGCTATGAGGATATACATACAACAAATGAAAGAATGCCGATTGAAGAATTGAATA
- a CDS encoding L,D-transpeptidase — protein sequence MLKFLAFMLLGLSPLWPLGDNPLPGDPFVIINKSTNELTLIDDNRVQTVISVATGKRDELTPEGLFTVTVKAENPYYRKKNIMGGDSKNPLGTRWIGFDAEGTDGRTYGIHGTNNPASIGHYVSEGCVRMQNEVIESIFQTVPLGTKVLITDSKQGSEALAIEYGAINHE from the coding sequence ATGCTGAAGTTCTTGGCATTTATGCTGCTGGGATTATCCCCGCTCTGGCCTCTGGGAGATAATCCCTTGCCAGGAGATCCATTCGTTATCATCAATAAAAGTACAAACGAATTGACGCTAATTGATGATAATCGAGTGCAGACCGTTATTAGTGTCGCGACAGGAAAAAGGGATGAGCTGACCCCAGAGGGCTTGTTCACCGTCACAGTAAAAGCGGAGAATCCTTATTACCGGAAGAAGAATATTATGGGTGGAGACTCAAAAAACCCACTTGGCACGAGATGGATTGGATTCGATGCTGAAGGAACAGACGGAAGAACATATGGAATTCACGGGACAAATAATCCTGCTTCCATTGGTCATTATGTGTCTGAAGGCTGTGTGAGAATGCAAAATGAGGTAATTGAATCCATTTTTCAAACAGTACCACTTGGAACAAAAGTATTAATTACTGATTCTAAACAAGGCTCAGAAGCGCTAGCAATTGAATACGGAGCAATTAATCATGAATGA
- a CDS encoding transporter substrate-binding domain-containing protein, with product MKKLMALMLLMIAILAGCGTSSDSEGSDKKELIMGTSADYPPFEYIDSAKSEEIIGFDIDLANALGEKLGYTIKVKDFDFSGLIPAIQAGQVDLVMSGMSPTPERKENVDFSDIYYTAQDLVITKKDSNINSVEDLKGKTIGVQLASIQEDAAKEIAKNVDVKVENRDRIPQLVEEIKAGRFDAAIIEDVVAQGYLKKDDSLSSFTATEANDDAGSAIAFPKDSSMTKEFNTELNKMKENGELDKLIVKWFGN from the coding sequence ATGAAGAAACTAATGGCACTTATGCTTTTAATGATAGCAATTCTAGCAGGTTGTGGTACTAGCTCAGACAGTGAGGGATCTGACAAGAAAGAGCTTATTATGGGAACATCTGCGGACTATCCTCCGTTTGAATACATCGATTCAGCGAAAAGTGAGGAAATCATCGGATTTGATATTGATTTAGCAAATGCACTTGGTGAAAAACTAGGCTATACAATTAAAGTGAAAGATTTTGATTTCAGCGGCTTGATTCCGGCAATCCAAGCAGGTCAAGTAGACTTGGTCATGTCAGGAATGTCACCAACACCTGAAAGAAAAGAAAATGTTGATTTCAGTGATATTTACTATACGGCACAAGATTTAGTAATCACGAAAAAAGACAGCAATATTAACAGCGTAGAAGATTTAAAAGGTAAAACAATCGGCGTACAGCTTGCATCCATCCAAGAAGATGCTGCGAAAGAAATCGCAAAAAACGTGGATGTGAAAGTGGAAAACCGTGACCGTATTCCACAATTGGTTGAAGAAATTAAAGCTGGCAGATTCGATGCTGCAATCATTGAAGATGTGGTAGCACAAGGATATTTGAAAAAGGATGATTCTTTGAGCTCATTCACTGCTACAGAGGCAAATGATGATGCAGGTTCTGCAATCGCGTTCCCGAAAGACAGCTCGATGACAAAAGAGTTCAATACTGAATTGAATAAAATGAAAGAAAACGGCGAATTAGATAAGTTAATTGTTAAATGGTTTGGTAACTAA
- a CDS encoding amino acid ABC transporter ATP-binding protein: MINVQQLHKSFGSLHVLKGISTEIKKGEVVTIIGPSGSGKSTFLRCLNLLEVPTEGKIFIDNVEVTAKKANIKKMRENVGMVFQHFHLFPHKTVLQNVTYAPIKVKGISKSDAEKLGMELLTKVGLAEKANEYPSRLSGGQKQRVAIARALAMNPEVILFDEPTSALDPEMVKEVLEVMKSLANTGITMLIVTHEMGFAREAASRVLFLDEGSVVEDAPPAEFFSNPKSARAKEFLEKML; encoded by the coding sequence GTGATTAATGTTCAACAATTGCATAAATCATTCGGTTCCTTACATGTCTTGAAAGGAATCTCAACAGAAATAAAAAAAGGCGAGGTTGTGACAATTATTGGACCATCTGGTTCTGGTAAATCCACTTTCCTGCGCTGCTTGAATTTATTAGAGGTGCCTACTGAGGGTAAAATTTTCATTGATAATGTGGAAGTTACTGCTAAGAAGGCTAATATAAAAAAAATGAGAGAAAATGTCGGTATGGTGTTCCAGCATTTTCATCTTTTCCCGCATAAGACTGTATTGCAAAACGTTACGTATGCACCAATTAAGGTAAAAGGCATCAGCAAATCAGATGCTGAAAAGCTTGGGATGGAATTGCTTACAAAAGTTGGCCTTGCTGAAAAAGCCAATGAATATCCTAGTCGTCTTTCAGGCGGGCAAAAACAAAGGGTAGCTATTGCCAGAGCACTTGCAATGAACCCTGAGGTGATTTTGTTCGATGAACCAACTTCAGCACTTGACCCTGAAATGGTTAAAGAAGTTCTGGAAGTAATGAAGTCTCTTGCGAATACAGGGATTACAATGTTGATTGTGACACATGAAATGGGATTTGCAAGAGAAGCTGCAAGCAGAGTTTTGTTCCTTGACGAAGGATCAGTTGTTGAAGATGCACCACCTGCTGAGTTTTTCTCCAATCCAAAAAGCGCAAGAGCAAAAGAATTTCTGGAAAAAATGCTTTAA
- the prli42 gene encoding stressosome-associated protein Prli42, producing MRNKKFQKFVVYLMIFIMLLSTLLIGIGMLF from the coding sequence ATGAGAAATAAAAAATTTCAGAAATTCGTAGTCTACTTAATGATTTTCATCATGTTACTATCAACCTTGCTGATTGGCATAGGTATGTTATTCTAA
- a CDS encoding dihydrolipoamide acetyltransferase family protein, which produces MSSEKITMPKLGESVTEGTISKWLVSVGDTVKKYEPLAEVMTDKVNAEIPSSFTGSVKELIAGEGDTLQVGEVICILDVEGEEEVTVVTASKQNAESSSKEENSVSNKSRYSPAVLRLSQEAGLDLSQIKGTGMGGRITRKDVQAAISGGQKPQQDLQVPTTTAPVVQKEPQTEPVVTQAPTQQMEPVVQIQTSPGDVEIPVTGIRKAIAANMKKSKHDIPHAWTMIEVDATKLVNYRNEVKDSFKKDEGYNLTYFAFFVKAVAQTLKEFPEINSTWAGDKIIRKKDINISIAVATEAALYVPVIKNADEKSVKGIAREITELAAKARKGTLQLHEMEGGTFTVNNTGSFGSVQSMGIINHPQAAILQVESIVKRPVIKDGMIAISDMVNLCMSLDHRVLDGLVCGRFMQRLKERIENTTKESTPIY; this is translated from the coding sequence ATGTCCAGTGAAAAAATAACAATGCCAAAGCTTGGTGAAAGCGTAACAGAGGGAACAATCAGCAAATGGCTGGTTTCTGTCGGTGACACTGTCAAGAAGTATGAACCATTGGCTGAGGTAATGACAGATAAAGTAAATGCAGAAATACCATCATCCTTTACTGGAAGTGTCAAGGAGCTGATAGCAGGTGAAGGAGACACACTGCAGGTTGGTGAAGTCATCTGTATCCTTGATGTCGAAGGAGAAGAAGAAGTAACAGTAGTAACTGCAAGCAAGCAAAACGCTGAGAGCAGCAGCAAGGAGGAGAATTCTGTTTCTAATAAATCCAGATATTCTCCAGCTGTGCTTCGTCTGTCACAGGAGGCGGGTCTTGACCTGAGCCAGATAAAAGGCACGGGAATGGGTGGAAGAATTACAAGGAAGGACGTCCAAGCTGCTATTAGCGGAGGACAGAAGCCACAGCAGGATTTACAAGTTCCTACAACAACAGCACCAGTCGTGCAAAAGGAACCACAAACAGAGCCTGTCGTAACTCAAGCGCCTACCCAGCAAATGGAGCCAGTCGTGCAAATACAGACTTCTCCTGGAGATGTGGAGATTCCGGTAACTGGTATCCGCAAGGCTATTGCTGCTAATATGAAAAAGAGCAAGCATGATATACCGCATGCATGGACGATGATTGAAGTGGATGCAACGAAGCTAGTGAATTACCGCAATGAAGTGAAGGATTCCTTCAAAAAGGACGAAGGCTATAATCTTACATATTTTGCGTTCTTTGTTAAGGCAGTTGCCCAAACATTGAAGGAATTCCCGGAAATCAACTCAACATGGGCAGGCGATAAGATTATCCGCAAAAAGGATATTAATATCTCAATCGCTGTTGCAACAGAAGCTGCTTTATACGTGCCAGTGATTAAAAATGCAGATGAAAAGTCGGTAAAAGGTATTGCCAGAGAGATTACAGAGCTTGCCGCTAAAGCAAGAAAGGGTACATTGCAGCTTCACGAAATGGAAGGCGGCACCTTTACTGTTAATAATACTGGCTCATTCGGTTCTGTTCAGTCTATGGGGATTATTAATCATCCGCAAGCAGCCATATTACAAGTAGAATCCATTGTCAAAAGACCTGTTATTAAGGATGGCATGATTGCGATTAGTGATATGGTAAATCTATGCATGTCACTTGACCATCGTGTGCTTGACGGGTTGGTGTGCGGAAGATTTATGCAGCGCCTGAAGGAAAGAATAGAAAACACAACAAAAGAATCAACGCCAATCTATTAA